A genomic region of uncultured Paludibaculum sp. contains the following coding sequences:
- a CDS encoding beta-galactosidase, protein MRRFARLVCGLLGAIPLFAATGGVRVLDDFETAASIGRWEGPIVLAHGPAAHGTSSARVAFTAGHSRFSSRQVGRDWSGYDLLAFDIRSDSEEPKAISLTLYDEVGGDESKAAKYDYFDANRKLLLLQGWNHFRVELRPLRASNTMRDMDLRRVVRLSFSAGQDVLPLTIHVDNLRLIAGPESAATASRTMPADALTTVSGRWFSVRQVADPEDLPGSSQVIEWRKRAEVEAESLRNTIRVASMQGLDTIYSERRLVVADLGLQVRPLLAWFNNDKQKLRMFQYVAVACRTERQALQRLLNSTSRLEEADDTQAIKPPVPVMPLLRGVPSTGWFFRDADGDPLMVISLHSSSVPLQRFFASPQQHIESYSVGGGSRWTIEDSPVYEAFQQYADTHRVGWDGWCGHLVKDLDSMGGTKRENVVICLESRRIREALEEYIRINIPKLRTNPNLLYNILAYELTYICYCDESRRMFARWLHQKHGSIAQANALWGTHYASFEEVAPSPTANSRPLPGTNRALWFDWARFNQDRFTEHLLWVRDTVRKVDPSTPLAAGGSSSMLSGRAGVAGIDEERIVNEVDDVIIHEGGASTLGLDLQVALSEHAKPIADPEMSLESISNLWPHLLHGKSVVQLFHWPVQPPSEFVSTIHSSLAHSWHYGLEEIDELLKATLDARRLRREIAAFVEAPAQVAILYSQTSTLQIPPAMFSWAQTPYLYELERAYTASRFLDAKTTFITERQIAQGKLAVFPMLIIPSANAVPAAIAEKISEYVSAGGVVLASPDSLSVDEYNHPRDYLARFGIRPAAGATPQAVASGELQQGYDQTFSENVTFATAPRVTTTPAPDSPLHSLAGLVMEGGHQRLELSGGAKPAFLYPDGGAALAIARYGKGSFYLAAGRLEERDFSRLLDQLFTGAGVKRDFRTRVDQPANWKIEARPAMLGERRLQAITNHNATPATVRIVNSKGEAVPCRELRGEKDHPEGRISLAIGETVLCELR, encoded by the coding sequence ATGAGGCGATTCGCACGTCTCGTCTGCGGATTGTTAGGGGCCATTCCCCTATTCGCCGCCACGGGCGGTGTACGGGTACTGGACGACTTCGAAACGGCCGCTTCTATTGGCCGCTGGGAAGGCCCCATCGTGCTTGCCCATGGGCCGGCCGCCCACGGAACCTCCTCCGCCCGCGTTGCTTTCACGGCCGGACATTCCCGATTCAGCTCCCGGCAGGTGGGTCGCGACTGGTCAGGCTATGACCTGCTCGCGTTTGACATCCGCAGCGATTCCGAGGAGCCGAAGGCCATTTCGCTCACCCTATACGACGAGGTGGGCGGGGACGAGAGTAAGGCCGCAAAGTACGACTACTTCGACGCGAATCGCAAACTGCTGCTTTTGCAGGGATGGAATCACTTCCGTGTCGAACTGCGCCCGTTGCGCGCCTCCAACACCATGCGCGATATGGATTTGCGGCGAGTTGTCCGGCTCAGCTTCTCTGCCGGTCAGGACGTTTTGCCGCTCACCATTCACGTGGACAATCTGCGTCTCATCGCGGGACCGGAGAGTGCGGCCACAGCTTCGCGAACCATGCCGGCGGACGCGCTGACAACGGTCTCGGGACGCTGGTTCTCAGTGCGGCAGGTTGCCGATCCTGAGGATTTGCCCGGATCCTCGCAGGTCATCGAATGGAGAAAACGGGCGGAAGTTGAGGCCGAGAGTCTTCGCAATACGATTCGAGTGGCGAGTATGCAGGGGCTCGACACCATCTACAGCGAGCGCCGGTTAGTGGTGGCCGACCTTGGGCTGCAGGTTCGTCCGCTGCTCGCCTGGTTCAACAACGACAAGCAGAAGTTGCGAATGTTCCAGTATGTCGCCGTCGCCTGCCGGACGGAACGCCAGGCGCTGCAACGCCTGCTCAATTCGACATCGCGGCTGGAGGAGGCGGACGATACGCAAGCGATCAAGCCGCCGGTGCCGGTGATGCCGTTGTTGAGAGGAGTCCCATCGACCGGCTGGTTCTTCCGCGATGCTGACGGCGACCCGCTGATGGTAATCTCGCTGCACTCCTCCAGCGTGCCGTTGCAGCGCTTCTTCGCGTCGCCGCAACAGCACATCGAGAGCTACTCGGTGGGCGGCGGCTCGCGCTGGACGATCGAAGACTCCCCCGTCTACGAGGCCTTTCAACAATATGCCGACACGCACCGCGTCGGCTGGGACGGCTGGTGCGGCCATCTGGTGAAGGACCTGGACTCGATGGGCGGGACGAAGCGGGAGAACGTCGTCATCTGCCTTGAGAGCCGTCGCATTCGGGAGGCACTCGAGGAGTACATTCGCATCAATATTCCCAAGCTCCGCACCAATCCCAACCTGCTGTACAACATCCTGGCCTACGAGTTGACCTATATCTGCTACTGCGACGAGAGCCGCCGCATGTTCGCCCGCTGGCTACATCAGAAGCATGGCAGCATCGCGCAGGCGAATGCGCTGTGGGGCACCCACTACGCCTCATTCGAGGAAGTGGCGCCCTCGCCTACTGCGAACAGCCGGCCCCTGCCGGGCACAAATCGCGCGCTCTGGTTTGATTGGGCGCGATTCAACCAGGACCGCTTCACTGAGCATCTTCTGTGGGTGCGGGACACCGTCCGCAAGGTGGATCCCTCCACGCCTCTGGCCGCGGGTGGAAGTTCCAGTATGTTGTCAGGCAGGGCGGGAGTCGCCGGCATCGATGAGGAGCGGATCGTCAATGAAGTGGATGACGTGATCATCCACGAAGGCGGCGCTTCCACGCTGGGTCTGGATCTGCAGGTGGCGCTCTCGGAACACGCGAAACCGATCGCGGATCCGGAGATGAGCCTGGAGTCGATCTCCAATCTCTGGCCGCACCTGCTGCACGGCAAATCCGTGGTGCAACTCTTCCACTGGCCCGTGCAGCCACCCAGCGAGTTTGTCAGCACGATCCATAGCTCCCTGGCCCACAGTTGGCACTACGGGCTGGAAGAGATCGACGAACTGCTGAAAGCCACGCTCGACGCACGTCGCTTGCGCCGCGAGATTGCCGCTTTTGTGGAGGCTCCGGCCCAGGTAGCGATCCTGTATTCGCAGACCTCCACCTTGCAAATTCCACCCGCGATGTTCAGTTGGGCGCAGACACCCTATCTGTACGAACTCGAGCGTGCCTACACCGCCAGCCGCTTTTTGGATGCAAAGACGACCTTCATCACCGAACGGCAGATTGCGCAGGGAAAGCTTGCCGTATTCCCGATGCTGATCATTCCGTCGGCAAACGCAGTACCCGCCGCCATCGCAGAGAAGATCAGTGAGTATGTTTCCGCGGGCGGCGTGGTGCTGGCCTCGCCGGACTCGCTGAGTGTCGACGAATACAACCATCCTCGCGATTACCTGGCCCGCTTCGGGATCCGCCCGGCAGCGGGTGCAACTCCACAAGCCGTCGCTTCCGGAGAGCTGCAGCAGGGTTACGACCAGACGTTCAGCGAGAACGTAACGTTCGCGACTGCTCCAAGGGTCACTACTACACCCGCGCCTGACAGCCCCCTGCATTCGCTGGCCGGGCTCGTCATGGAAGGCGGCCATCAACGGCTGGAGCTTTCCGGCGGCGCCAAACCTGCGTTCCTCTATCCGGACGGCGGAGCTGCCCTGGCTATCGCCCGGTATGGCAAGGGATCGTTTTACCTCGCCGCCGGCCGGTTGGAGGAGCGCGACTTCTCGCGGCTGTTGGACCAGCTCTTCACCGGTGCCGGGGTGAAACGTGATTTCCGAACGCGGGTCGACCAGCCGGCAAACTGGAAGATCGAAGCCCGTCCGGCCATGCTGGGCGAACGCCGGCTCCAGGCGATCACCAACCACAATGCGACGCCGGCGACGGTCCGGATTGTGAACTCCAAGGGCGAGGCAGTGCCGTGCAGGGAACTGCGCGGTGAGAAGGACCACCCCGAGGGCCGCATCTCCCTGGCAATCGGGGAGACGGTACTGTGCGAGCTCCGATGA
- a CDS encoding ROK family transcriptional regulator, with protein sequence MPVTFTTSGALKKSALREANERLVLNTIRQNPSLSRADIVRITGLSPSSVTFIVKRLKADDIICEFKTENWSQVGRLPTAIRLRTNARVGIGVELGLAGGRIVVADLSDAIVSRKTVPWHANHGVFLDKVRKAILGLAAQYEPDQVLGIGVALPGFIDRATGRVIAAENVQWFGVEVGETLRRDIDIPIYFENGAKLSALAEMWSADGQRKPLRDFVSVIARGGLGTGVIINGEILQGATFGASEFGHIPIFPGGRKCSCGNTGCWEQYASDFAFTRLYCERAQLAPDQEVEPEEIIAKVRAGDATAAEVLRETAHNVGLGFVNLVMALNPQLIVVGDYLADAWDLMEETVWSVLRSRVPSYYLSEIRILPSCHRADAPLAGAVALVLSRFFNSFEDGGDKGRQRSVLMKEA encoded by the coding sequence ATGCCGGTAACCTTTACGACAAGCGGTGCGCTCAAGAAATCCGCTTTGCGGGAGGCGAATGAGAGGCTGGTGCTGAACACGATTCGCCAGAACCCTTCGTTGTCTCGAGCCGACATTGTCCGCATCACCGGACTGTCTCCCAGTTCTGTCACATTCATCGTGAAGCGGCTGAAGGCGGATGACATCATCTGCGAGTTCAAGACCGAAAACTGGTCGCAGGTCGGCCGGCTGCCGACGGCGATCCGGCTGCGCACCAACGCCCGCGTGGGCATTGGTGTGGAACTCGGGCTGGCGGGCGGCCGGATTGTGGTCGCGGATCTTAGCGACGCCATCGTGTCGCGCAAAACCGTGCCATGGCACGCCAACCACGGCGTCTTCCTCGATAAGGTACGCAAAGCCATTCTCGGCCTGGCCGCACAGTATGAGCCCGACCAGGTGTTGGGCATCGGCGTGGCGCTGCCTGGATTCATCGATCGCGCCACCGGGCGCGTCATCGCGGCTGAAAATGTGCAATGGTTCGGCGTCGAAGTGGGAGAGACGTTGCGGCGCGACATTGACATCCCCATCTACTTCGAAAACGGCGCGAAGCTCTCGGCGCTGGCCGAGATGTGGTCCGCCGATGGACAGCGCAAGCCGCTGCGCGACTTTGTCTCCGTGATCGCACGCGGCGGCCTGGGCACCGGAGTCATCATCAACGGGGAGATCCTGCAGGGCGCGACGTTCGGCGCATCGGAGTTCGGGCACATCCCCATCTTTCCTGGAGGGCGCAAGTGCTCCTGCGGAAATACGGGCTGCTGGGAACAGTACGCCTCCGATTTCGCCTTCACGCGCCTGTATTGCGAGCGCGCGCAGCTTGCACCAGACCAGGAAGTGGAACCCGAGGAGATCATCGCGAAGGTCCGGGCTGGCGATGCCACGGCGGCGGAAGTCCTCCGCGAAACCGCCCACAACGTCGGATTGGGTTTTGTGAATCTGGTGATGGCCCTCAACCCGCAACTGATCGTAGTGGGCGATTACCTTGCGGATGCGTGGGACTTGATGGAAGAGACGGTATGGTCCGTGCTGCGCAGCCGGGTCCCGTCCTACTACCTGAGCGAGATCCGAATCCTGCCTTCCTGCCATCGCGCCGACGCCCCTCTCGCCGGAGCGGTGGCCCTGGTGCTGAGCCGGTTCTTTAACAGCTTTGAAGATGGCGGCGACAAGGGCCGTCAACGGTCCGTCCTGATGAAGGAAGCCTGA
- a CDS encoding DUF4091 domain-containing protein codes for MPGNQLQLAWLVAFSCAATPSFGTIRTSFASPMVKVLLEDPLPAPVVSTWTVSMARGEQESFQFLIHADGGAHHGLTVENSLAGAPNLAVKMSLVGYVHTAAGDPRPWAEREPLPRIGWWPDPLLPMRPFDVATGETQPVWIRIEAPTDAHSGLYRGLLRVMQGRRQLASVRYLVRVFHVTLPKRQQLRNAAFMPAGNLFAHYQTPGGMESPTFFELYKRWAREAFSQHLGPTFDMMMGWNQGQIRTDTTAGPLGPTGNMLLGRRGSHLVWPVLGQSGAYDFHLTDALDELGREYGMRQFSIGIFDRETPWSGQTEEAKRELADYLRAYAAHLKKRGRWDASYIYNVDEPPEEQWDTVRNNHLLVKSIAPDLKTWLCLNQPKAVSQLHSYADILDVYIRQFDSSGVEQVRKSGKQVIWAVCVWPNEHPNLFIEYPAVDARAIGWLTYRYGISGFEYWGLNQWGENTGVRDWANFRSGETRTKWRRTKWPWGDGWLLYPGENGEPLASIRFENLRDGFEDSELLSQLAGQAGRDSADQLAAEVAGSIESYHTNPQDFAAAHVRLLQRLEPGKPSARQAARRD; via the coding sequence ATGCCCGGGAACCAGTTGCAGCTCGCGTGGCTAGTGGCGTTCTCCTGTGCCGCTACCCCTTCGTTCGGGACGATCCGCACCTCGTTCGCATCTCCCATGGTAAAGGTCCTTCTGGAGGATCCGCTGCCAGCCCCGGTTGTGTCCACATGGACGGTATCGATGGCGCGGGGCGAGCAGGAATCGTTCCAGTTTCTCATCCATGCGGACGGGGGCGCTCATCACGGCCTGACGGTAGAGAACTCGCTAGCCGGAGCCCCGAACCTCGCCGTGAAGATGAGCCTGGTGGGCTATGTCCACACGGCGGCGGGCGATCCGAGGCCGTGGGCCGAGCGCGAGCCTCTGCCGCGCATCGGTTGGTGGCCGGATCCCCTGCTGCCCATGCGACCATTCGATGTTGCGACTGGCGAGACCCAGCCAGTTTGGATTCGCATCGAGGCCCCGACAGACGCCCACTCAGGTCTCTATCGTGGATTGCTGCGCGTCATGCAGGGGCGTCGACAACTTGCCTCTGTCCGCTATCTGGTCCGGGTCTTCCACGTAACACTGCCGAAGCGCCAGCAACTGCGGAATGCGGCATTCATGCCCGCCGGCAATTTATTCGCTCACTATCAGACACCGGGTGGCATGGAAAGCCCCACGTTCTTTGAGCTGTATAAGCGATGGGCCAGAGAAGCCTTCTCTCAACATCTCGGGCCTACATTCGACATGATGATGGGCTGGAATCAAGGGCAGATCAGGACCGATACTACGGCGGGGCCTCTTGGTCCGACGGGCAATATGTTGCTGGGCCGGCGGGGCAGCCACCTTGTCTGGCCGGTTCTGGGCCAGTCGGGGGCTTACGACTTTCACTTGACGGATGCGCTTGACGAACTCGGGCGCGAGTACGGAATGCGCCAGTTCTCGATCGGGATCTTTGATCGGGAAACGCCGTGGAGCGGGCAGACCGAAGAGGCAAAACGCGAATTGGCAGACTATCTCCGCGCGTATGCCGCGCACCTGAAGAAACGCGGCCGGTGGGATGCCTCCTATATTTACAACGTCGACGAACCACCCGAGGAGCAATGGGACACGGTTCGGAACAATCACCTGCTGGTGAAGAGCATCGCTCCGGATCTCAAGACGTGGCTCTGCCTCAATCAGCCGAAGGCCGTCAGTCAATTGCACTCCTATGCCGACATCCTGGACGTCTACATTCGCCAGTTTGATTCGTCCGGTGTGGAACAGGTGAGGAAGTCCGGCAAGCAAGTCATCTGGGCCGTATGCGTTTGGCCGAACGAGCATCCCAACCTATTCATCGAATACCCTGCGGTGGACGCACGCGCCATCGGGTGGCTGACGTACCGTTACGGGATTTCGGGTTTCGAATATTGGGGGCTGAACCAGTGGGGGGAGAATACCGGAGTCCGCGACTGGGCAAATTTCCGCTCGGGCGAGACGCGGACCAAGTGGCGCCGGACCAAATGGCCATGGGGCGACGGCTGGCTGCTCTATCCCGGTGAGAACGGGGAACCGCTTGCGTCCATCCGCTTCGAAAACCTGCGCGACGGTTTTGAGGATAGTGAGCTTCTGTCTCAGTTGGCGGGCCAGGCCGGCCGGGATAGTGCCGATCAACTGGCGGCGGAAGTTGCGGGCAGTATCGAGTCGTACCATACGAATCCCCAGGACTTCGCCGCGGCTCATGTGCGGCTGTTGCAAAGGCTGGAGCCGGGGAAACCGTCTGCGCGTCAGGCGGCCCGGCGCGATTAG
- a CDS encoding APC family permease, producing MTTSTAGPAHLKRILDLRLLILFGLTFVGPTAPFPMFGIVSNMSHGHMALAYALAMVCMSLTAFSYGRMATVFPTAGSAYTYAQQTLHPLVGFLAGWVMLLDYVLIPLMSVIYLALTAQRFFPAVPHPVWLTLFSLSITVMNLFGLRVANRVNFAMTAIMMGVVVWFVAMAVRALHGGIGAGVLLSTRPFYDPATFSLGRVISATSVAAYSYLGFDGISTLAEDARDPKRDIGRATVLVCLCCGFLFILQAYLGQLAWPDFTTYPNTETAFLDVSLRVGGQQLMLFVSVALVVAGVASAVTGQASASRLLYGMGRDRLLPSLFAYIHPKYSTPTYGVLLMGAVTLGCAFLLSFQLAAEAINFGALLGFMCVNLSVISRFYVHDRQRTGWKFVSNLALPALGFAVCLLIFVNLSRTATVIGSVWITTGLAYIGLRTRGFRSSVPIPSFTD from the coding sequence GTGACTACCTCAACCGCCGGGCCCGCCCATCTGAAGCGGATTCTGGACCTGCGGCTGCTCATCCTGTTCGGACTGACCTTTGTCGGGCCCACTGCGCCGTTCCCCATGTTCGGCATCGTCAGCAACATGTCGCACGGCCACATGGCCCTGGCCTATGCGCTGGCGATGGTGTGCATGTCCCTCACTGCGTTCAGCTATGGCCGGATGGCCACGGTCTTTCCCACGGCCGGTTCCGCCTACACCTACGCGCAGCAGACGCTCCATCCTCTGGTGGGCTTCCTGGCCGGCTGGGTAATGCTGCTGGACTACGTGCTCATTCCGTTGATGAGTGTGATCTATCTGGCCTTGACGGCCCAGCGGTTCTTCCCCGCCGTGCCGCACCCCGTCTGGTTGACTCTGTTCTCCCTCTCCATCACGGTGATGAACCTGTTTGGCTTAAGAGTCGCCAATCGCGTGAACTTCGCTATGACCGCCATCATGATGGGCGTCGTCGTGTGGTTTGTGGCGATGGCCGTGCGCGCGCTCCACGGCGGCATCGGCGCAGGCGTACTGCTGTCCACCCGTCCGTTCTACGACCCCGCCACATTCTCCCTGGGGCGCGTGATCAGCGCCACGTCCGTGGCGGCCTACAGCTATCTGGGCTTCGACGGCATCAGCACGCTGGCGGAAGACGCGCGGGATCCCAAACGGGATATCGGCCGGGCGACCGTCCTGGTATGTCTGTGCTGTGGATTCCTTTTCATTCTGCAGGCCTATCTCGGCCAGTTGGCATGGCCGGACTTCACCACCTACCCGAATACAGAAACCGCCTTTCTCGACGTATCGCTGCGTGTCGGAGGCCAACAGTTGATGCTCTTTGTCTCCGTCGCGCTGGTGGTGGCCGGCGTCGCCAGCGCCGTCACCGGCCAGGCCAGCGCCTCCCGGTTGCTGTATGGAATGGGCCGGGACCGCCTGCTGCCGAGCCTGTTCGCCTACATTCACCCGAAGTACTCTACACCTACCTACGGCGTGCTCCTCATGGGTGCTGTCACGCTTGGTTGCGCATTTCTTCTGTCGTTTCAACTCGCCGCTGAAGCCATCAATTTCGGAGCCTTGCTCGGATTCATGTGCGTGAATCTGAGCGTCATCAGCCGGTTCTATGTGCACGACCGTCAACGCACGGGATGGAAGTTTGTCAGCAATCTCGCTCTGCCGGCGCTTGGCTTCGCGGTGTGCTTGCTGATCTTCGTCAACCTTTCCAGAACGGCCACGGTAATCGGATCCGTCTGGATCACCACTGGCCTCGCCTACATCGGCCTGCGGACGCGAGGCTTTCGCAGCAGCGTTCCGATCCCGAGTTTTACCGATTGA
- a CDS encoding M20/M25/M40 family metallo-hydrolase: protein MLDVTSQPLKPESGAPALHEYLDDTFQRMRPYLIQTLEELVRIPSENLPPHGNERACQQHVARQLETFGLTPDVYSPRDVSGLETHPEYWPGRDYGDRPNVNAVMRGRGGRSLVLSGHIDTVPADTPVEWSHPPFGAATDNGRLYGRGSWDMKAGVAMNLMVLRVLHEAGASLGGDLTFETVVDEEFGGVNGTLAARLRGYTADAAIITEPTHLKICPAQRGGQVIHVELRGSGGMLSPGETSGRVTEQLAHLLAAVPAFARERESRVAIHPYYAGCAEPFAAWITNIATGSWGWTQPITVAERCRIELYFQTMPDETRDEAHADFERWWSATLDARPDLFRIRPTVHLPMRWLPGSSMASNQPLVTELQGAARSVGLDPGLEGLDAPSDMYIFQRCFQMPALMWGPSGGNAHQADEFVDIESLVQAARVLLQMVHRWCGVEVPAR, encoded by the coding sequence ATGCTTGATGTCACGTCCCAACCCCTGAAGCCGGAAAGTGGCGCCCCGGCCCTGCATGAGTATCTCGACGACACGTTTCAGCGGATGCGGCCTTACCTGATCCAGACGCTGGAGGAACTGGTCCGCATTCCGTCGGAGAACCTGCCGCCGCATGGCAATGAGAGGGCGTGCCAGCAGCATGTGGCCCGGCAACTGGAGACCTTCGGCCTGACCCCGGACGTCTATTCGCCCCGGGACGTCTCCGGATTGGAAACCCATCCGGAATACTGGCCTGGCCGCGATTATGGAGACAGGCCGAATGTGAACGCCGTAATGCGCGGCCGCGGCGGCCGGTCGCTGGTCCTTTCCGGCCACATCGACACCGTGCCCGCCGACACTCCCGTCGAATGGAGCCATCCTCCTTTCGGCGCCGCCACCGACAATGGGCGGCTCTACGGCCGCGGCTCGTGGGACATGAAAGCTGGCGTTGCCATGAACCTGATGGTGCTGCGCGTGCTGCACGAAGCAGGCGCCAGCCTCGGTGGCGACCTGACCTTCGAGACCGTCGTGGATGAGGAGTTCGGCGGCGTCAATGGGACCCTGGCCGCCAGGCTGCGCGGCTATACCGCCGATGCGGCGATCATCACCGAACCGACTCACCTTAAGATCTGCCCGGCTCAACGGGGCGGCCAGGTGATCCATGTGGAGCTTCGCGGTTCCGGCGGGATGCTCTCTCCGGGCGAGACCTCCGGCCGGGTGACCGAGCAGTTGGCGCACCTGCTCGCCGCCGTTCCCGCATTTGCCCGGGAGCGCGAGAGCCGCGTCGCCATCCATCCCTACTATGCCGGATGTGCGGAGCCGTTCGCCGCGTGGATTACCAACATCGCCACCGGCAGTTGGGGTTGGACGCAGCCGATCACCGTGGCCGAACGCTGCCGGATTGAGCTCTACTTCCAGACGATGCCGGATGAGACCCGCGACGAAGCCCACGCTGATTTTGAGCGATGGTGGTCAGCGACTCTGGACGCCCGGCCGGACCTCTTCCGCATCCGGCCCACGGTCCATCTCCCCATGCGCTGGCTGCCCGGATCCTCAATGGCCTCCAACCAGCCGCTGGTGACTGAGCTTCAAGGCGCCGCGCGCAGTGTAGGCCTGGACCCTGGCCTGGAAGGCCTCGACGCTCCCAGCGACATGTACATCTTTCAGCGATGCTTCCAGATGCCGGCCCTGATGTGGGGGCCCAGTGGTGGGAATGCCCACCAGGCGGATGAGTTCGTGGACATCGAATCGCTGGTGCAAGCGGCGCGCGTGCTGTTGCAGATGGTGCACCGCTGGTGTGGAGTCGAGGTGCCGGCACGGTGA